A single genomic interval of Lactococcus sp. S-13 harbors:
- a CDS encoding P-loop NTPase family protein: MMKIYIVGTVGSGKSTLARQLGELLSISVFPLDDVVHDGKRRRSEQEISDLTQQILQQEKFIIEDTLREQFTGLLREVDSVIFLDLPEIFLKYRVIKRYFRQKLGLESANYQPSLQMLRQMFIWQKIDRRDLIETQPNLIVLRSKRQIKKFIEEVSNDKNDSWLGKSRR; encoded by the coding sequence ATGATGAAAATTTACATCGTTGGAACGGTCGGTTCTGGAAAATCGACTTTGGCTAGGCAGCTTGGTGAGTTGCTTTCAATTTCTGTTTTTCCCTTGGATGATGTGGTTCACGATGGGAAGAGGAGGCGGTCTGAGCAAGAGATTTCAGACTTGACCCAGCAGATTTTACAGCAGGAAAAGTTTATCATTGAGGATACTTTGCGGGAGCAATTTACAGGCTTGTTGAGGGAGGTTGACAGTGTGATTTTCCTAGATTTGCCGGAAATTTTCTTAAAATATCGAGTCATCAAGCGGTATTTTAGACAAAAATTGGGATTGGAAAGCGCTAATTATCAACCAAGTTTACAGATGCTAAGGCAAATGTTCATCTGGCAAAAAATTGACCGTAGGGATTTGATTGAAACTCAACCGAATCTTATCGTGCTGCGCAGCAAAAGACAAATTAAGAAATTTATAGAGGAAGTAAGCAATGACAAAAATGATAGTTGGCTTGGGAAATCCAGGCGATAA
- a CDS encoding carbon-nitrogen family hydrolase — protein sequence MTLKIALAQIDIALGQLEQNFNKIADFVRQAAAQNAAVVVFPEMWNTGYALSDLGKLADPQGQRSQQVLSQLAKQYHINIVGGSVATAKAGKFYNSQVIVDCEGQILSNYDKVHLFGPMDEEKYVSRGSVDNVFDLAGVKSAGVICYDLRFPEWVRTQMRQGAKILYVVAEWPEQRIEQWKILLQARAIENQAFVVGVNRVGADPNNRFNGHSLVIDPLGKILLDVGQEETLQVAELELAQVEQVRGFIPVFADRRPELYK from the coding sequence ATGACTTTAAAAATAGCCTTAGCTCAAATTGATATTGCTTTGGGTCAGCTAGAGCAGAATTTTAATAAGATTGCTGACTTTGTCAGGCAAGCTGCTGCGCAAAATGCTGCGGTGGTAGTCTTTCCTGAAATGTGGAATACCGGGTACGCCCTGAGTGACTTAGGAAAATTAGCAGACCCACAGGGGCAGCGTAGTCAGCAAGTCCTGTCTCAGCTAGCCAAACAGTATCATATTAACATCGTAGGCGGCTCTGTTGCCACAGCCAAAGCGGGCAAGTTTTATAACAGTCAGGTGATTGTTGATTGCGAGGGGCAAATCCTTAGCAACTATGACAAGGTTCACCTGTTTGGACCTATGGACGAAGAAAAATATGTGTCTAGAGGCTCTGTTGACAACGTCTTTGACCTGGCTGGGGTCAAGTCAGCCGGTGTGATTTGTTATGATTTACGCTTTCCAGAATGGGTGCGTACTCAGATGAGACAAGGAGCGAAAATCCTCTATGTGGTAGCAGAGTGGCCTGAGCAAAGGATTGAGCAGTGGAAGATTTTGCTGCAGGCCAGAGCGATTGAAAATCAAGCTTTTGTGGTGGGGGTCAATCGAGTGGGAGCAGATCCTAACAACCGCTTCAACGGTCATTCCTTGGTCATTGATCCCTTGGGAAAAATTTTGTTGGATGTTGGTCAAGAGGAAACTTTACAAGTGGCTGAGCTAGAATTGGCTCAAGTGGAGCAGGTAAGGGGATTTATTCCGGTATTCGCTGACCGCAGACCAGAACTTTACAAATAG
- a CDS encoding DUF951 domain-containing protein, whose protein sequence is MQDYELGSIVEMKKPHACTIKATGKKANAWEIVRLGADIRIKCTNCNHEVMMGRFDFNKKLKKILQK, encoded by the coding sequence ATGCAAGATTACGAACTTGGGTCGATTGTAGAAATGAAAAAACCCCATGCGTGTACGATTAAAGCCACAGGGAAAAAAGCAAATGCTTGGGAAATTGTACGTCTAGGGGCAGATATTAGAATAAAATGTACGAATTGCAACCATGAAGTGATGATGGGGAGATTTGATTTTAATAAAAAGTTGAAAAAAATACTACAAAAATAA
- the ychF gene encoding redox-regulated ATPase YchF has protein sequence MALTAGIVGLPNVGKSTLFNAITKAGAEAANYPFATIDPNVGMVEVPDERLNKLTELIKPKKTVPTTFEFTDIAGIVKGASRGEGLGNKFLANIREVDAIVHVVRAFDDENVMRENNREDAFVDPMADIETINLELILADLESVNKRYARVEKIARTAKDKEAVAEFNVLKKIKPVLEDGKSARTVEFDEDEAKVVKSLFLLTTKPVLYVANVSEDEVGEPDNIEYVKQIREFAATENAEVAVISARVEEEISELEDDEKAEFLEAIGLHESGVDMLTRAAYHLLGLATYFTAGEKEVRAWTFKRGMKAPQMAGIIHTDFEKGFIRAVTMSYEDLLKYGSEKAVREAGRLREEGKEYIGQDGDIMEFRFNV, from the coding sequence ATGGCTTTAACAGCAGGTATCGTTGGTTTACCCAATGTTGGTAAATCAACACTTTTTAACGCAATTACAAAAGCAGGCGCGGAGGCTGCAAACTATCCTTTCGCAACAATTGATCCTAATGTTGGTATGGTTGAAGTTCCAGATGAACGCTTGAACAAATTGACTGAGTTGATTAAACCGAAGAAAACTGTTCCAACTACTTTTGAGTTTACTGATATTGCAGGAATTGTTAAAGGGGCTTCACGGGGTGAAGGTTTAGGGAATAAATTCCTAGCCAATATCCGTGAAGTGGACGCGATTGTCCACGTTGTTCGTGCTTTTGATGACGAAAATGTTATGCGGGAAAACAATCGTGAAGATGCCTTTGTAGATCCAATGGCAGATATTGAAACCATCAACTTGGAATTGATCTTGGCAGACTTGGAATCGGTCAATAAACGCTATGCGCGTGTTGAAAAGATTGCTCGTACAGCAAAAGATAAAGAGGCGGTTGCAGAATTTAACGTACTGAAAAAAATCAAACCTGTACTTGAAGATGGAAAATCAGCACGTACAGTCGAGTTTGATGAAGACGAAGCAAAAGTTGTCAAAAGTTTATTCTTATTGACAACGAAACCAGTGCTCTATGTGGCAAATGTTTCTGAAGATGAGGTGGGTGAGCCTGATAATATTGAGTACGTCAAACAAATTCGTGAATTTGCGGCGACTGAAAATGCAGAGGTTGCTGTGATTTCTGCACGCGTGGAGGAAGAAATTTCAGAACTTGAAGATGATGAAAAAGCAGAATTTTTAGAAGCGATTGGTCTGCATGAGTCTGGTGTAGATATGTTGACTCGAGCTGCTTATCATCTTCTGGGACTTGCGACTTACTTTACAGCCGGCGAAAAAGAAGTGCGCGCATGGACCTTCAAACGAGGAATGAAAGCTCCTCAGATGGCTGGAATCATCCACACAGATTTTGAGAAAGGATTTATCCGTGCTGTAACGATGTCGTATGAGGATTTACTTAAATATGGCTCAGAAAAAGCTGTTCGTGAAGCTGGTCGTTTGCGTGAAGAAGGTAAGGAATATATTGGTCAAGATGGAGATATTATGGAGTTCCGTTTTAATGTGTAA
- the addA gene encoding helicase-exonuclease AddAB subunit AddA → MSEIKLTPEQEEAIYSSGKNILVSASAGSGKTFVMAQRIVEKVKKGVEIDRLFISTFTKKAASELRMRLERDLKKARKNSFDNEERYKLTLALQNLSNADIGTMDSFTQKLTKMHFNRVNIDPNFRILADQTESDLIKQEVFETLVEEYLSNSEEVNIDKKSFEQLIKNFSKDRNISGFQDVVYSVYRFASATENPLKWLENQFLKGFETYRSLSDLSPSFTENGKENLLDFFELLERSLTNDVIAKKGAGRDKANIILDNKKELLEALSTKNFTSFSELFLTLDTDIRVGSSKDETISALKKEFSAQKQELVGSKSKPGEIRQFVNKVKHGQVIEKYQNQALEVAKNLQKFVIQFYKTYLERKRLENAFEYSDIAHFAIEILEENPDIRENLREHYNEIMIDEYQDTSHTQERMLELLSNGYNLFMVGDIKQSIYGFRLADPGLFLEKYKTYNEAQNPNQLIRLKENFRSRGEVLTFTNDVFKHLMNEKLGEMVYGKEEALVQGNTTDYPSELDKEYYPELLLYKENADDELNDESEENISDGEIKGAAQEIKSLIASGVEPKDIAILVRSKSNNNKIEDVLLSYDIPVVLDEGRVDFLKSMEVLVMLDVLRAIDNPLYDLSLVALLRSPLFSFNEDELTKISLQATRDTRFWDKVQLSVEKNGANPELIDSSLQKKLLNFYRKFTGWRKLVNQISIHELLWKIYIETYYFDYVGALKNGEMRQANLQALSIRAEVYENSGYKGLFKFIRLINKFMEQNNDLASVNIKLPQNAVRVMTFHKSKGLEFDYVFLMNLQSRFNERDLKGNVILSRENGLGMKYLADLKGEPEVDTEFPYALVKMETLPYTVNKELKQNAGLSEEMRVLYVAFTRAKRKLYLVGKIKETDKKQALDYYETAVLEQNVLSDKFRKSSKGFQHWLLALQATTSLPMKMNIYTKEDLQQQQKGFSSQPNFKKLVEDSAKFDNIMAFSEEIKNAQKIMTYEYPHQAATELASIQTPSQVKKRSYEKQLEVGNIQPISEFVRVKNLDFSDFESKKITAAKIGSAIHSFMQYADFSRVNLVNFQRTLDEMGFDEKLKRQIDLEKILTLFDTDFGQLLIDNVNKTVKEAPFSMLRTDDLAGEQYIVRGICDGFIRLEDRIVLFDYKTDRFTKISDIAEIKNRYQEQMELYSEALRKAYGIAQVDKYLILLGGSTKVFVEKLD, encoded by the coding sequence ATGAGTGAAATCAAACTAACACCAGAACAAGAAGAGGCAATTTATAGTTCTGGGAAAAATATTTTAGTTTCCGCCAGTGCAGGATCAGGAAAAACCTTTGTCATGGCGCAGAGAATTGTTGAGAAGGTAAAAAAAGGAGTTGAAATTGATCGGCTTTTCATCTCAACCTTTACAAAAAAAGCAGCGAGTGAGCTGCGAATGCGTCTAGAAAGAGATTTGAAAAAGGCTAGAAAAAACAGTTTTGACAACGAAGAGCGTTATAAATTGACACTTGCTTTACAGAATTTGTCAAATGCAGACATCGGAACAATGGACAGTTTTACTCAAAAACTTACCAAAATGCATTTTAACCGTGTCAATATTGATCCAAATTTTCGAATTTTAGCGGATCAAACCGAAAGTGATTTGATTAAGCAGGAAGTATTTGAGACTTTAGTTGAAGAATATTTGTCTAATTCAGAAGAAGTAAACATCGATAAAAAATCATTTGAGCAGTTGATTAAGAACTTCTCTAAAGATCGCAACATTTCAGGGTTTCAAGATGTAGTGTACAGTGTTTACAGATTTGCATCGGCGACAGAAAATCCGTTAAAATGGTTAGAAAATCAGTTCTTGAAAGGTTTTGAAACTTATCGCTCCTTGAGTGATTTATCACCAAGTTTTACAGAAAACGGTAAAGAAAATTTATTGGATTTTTTTGAACTTCTAGAGCGTTCTCTAACTAATGATGTTATTGCTAAAAAAGGAGCAGGTCGAGATAAGGCAAATATTATCTTAGATAATAAAAAAGAGCTTTTAGAAGCACTAAGCACGAAAAATTTTACAAGTTTCTCTGAACTTTTTTTGACATTAGATACGGATATCCGTGTAGGTTCATCAAAAGACGAAACGATTTCAGCATTGAAAAAAGAATTTTCAGCTCAAAAGCAAGAACTAGTAGGTTCTAAAAGTAAACCAGGAGAAATTCGTCAATTTGTCAATAAAGTTAAACATGGACAAGTGATTGAAAAATATCAAAATCAAGCTTTAGAAGTTGCAAAAAACTTACAGAAATTTGTTATTCAGTTTTATAAGACTTACTTAGAGCGAAAACGTCTCGAAAATGCTTTCGAATACTCGGATATTGCTCATTTTGCGATTGAAATTTTGGAAGAAAATCCAGATATTCGAGAAAATTTACGCGAGCACTATAACGAAATTATGATTGATGAGTATCAAGATACAAGCCATACACAAGAACGGATGTTGGAGTTACTTTCTAACGGATATAATCTATTTATGGTAGGTGATATTAAACAGTCAATTTATGGCTTTCGTCTGGCTGATCCGGGCTTGTTTTTAGAAAAATATAAAACTTATAATGAAGCTCAAAATCCTAATCAACTTATTCGCTTAAAAGAAAATTTTCGCTCGCGTGGTGAGGTTTTGACTTTTACTAATGATGTTTTCAAACATTTGATGAATGAGAAGCTAGGGGAGATGGTTTACGGCAAAGAAGAAGCGCTTGTCCAAGGAAACACTACCGATTATCCCAGTGAGTTGGACAAGGAATACTATCCAGAATTACTGTTATATAAAGAAAATGCAGATGATGAGTTGAATGATGAATCCGAAGAAAATATCTCAGATGGTGAAATTAAAGGTGCGGCGCAAGAAATAAAAAGTTTAATCGCCTCAGGAGTTGAACCGAAAGATATCGCAATTTTAGTTCGTTCAAAATCAAATAATAATAAAATTGAAGATGTTTTACTAAGTTACGATATCCCAGTTGTTCTGGACGAAGGGCGCGTTGATTTCTTAAAATCAATGGAAGTTTTAGTCATGCTAGATGTTTTGCGAGCAATTGATAATCCATTGTATGACCTGTCTTTAGTTGCATTGTTACGCTCACCTTTATTCAGTTTTAATGAAGATGAGTTGACCAAAATAAGTTTGCAAGCTACTCGTGATACACGTTTTTGGGATAAAGTTCAACTTTCAGTGGAAAAAAATGGAGCAAATCCAGAGCTTATTGACTCATCACTTCAGAAAAAACTGCTCAATTTCTATCGGAAGTTTACAGGTTGGCGTAAACTTGTCAATCAAATTTCAATCCATGAATTGCTGTGGAAAATTTATATAGAAACCTATTATTTTGATTATGTGGGTGCCTTAAAAAATGGAGAGATGCGTCAAGCTAATCTGCAAGCTTTATCTATCCGGGCAGAAGTTTACGAAAACTCAGGTTATAAAGGTTTATTTAAATTTATTCGTCTCATTAATAAGTTTATGGAGCAAAATAATGATTTAGCTTCAGTTAATATTAAACTACCACAAAATGCTGTACGTGTGATGACCTTCCATAAATCAAAAGGACTAGAATTTGATTATGTTTTCCTAATGAATTTACAATCTCGGTTCAATGAACGCGACTTAAAAGGAAATGTTATTCTAAGCCGTGAAAATGGCTTAGGAATGAAGTATCTTGCAGATCTAAAAGGAGAGCCTGAAGTAGATACAGAATTTCCCTATGCTTTAGTAAAAATGGAAACCCTCCCTTATACAGTCAATAAAGAATTAAAACAAAATGCAGGACTTTCAGAGGAAATGAGGGTTTTATATGTTGCATTTACAAGGGCTAAGAGAAAGTTATACCTTGTAGGAAAAATCAAAGAAACCGATAAAAAACAGGCACTTGATTATTACGAAACAGCTGTACTAGAACAGAATGTTCTTAGTGATAAGTTTCGAAAATCGAGCAAAGGATTTCAACATTGGTTGTTGGCTCTACAAGCAACAACATCGCTCCCTATGAAGATGAATATTTATACAAAAGAGGATTTACAACAGCAACAAAAGGGATTTTCAAGCCAACCTAACTTCAAAAAACTTGTCGAAGACTCAGCTAAATTTGATAATATTATGGCTTTTTCTGAAGAAATAAAAAATGCTCAGAAAATAATGACCTACGAGTACCCCCATCAAGCAGCCACGGAGCTTGCAAGTATTCAAACTCCAAGTCAAGTGAAAAAACGGAGCTATGAAAAACAACTTGAAGTTGGTAATATTCAACCCATTAGTGAATTTGTCCGAGTAAAAAATCTGGATTTTTCTGACTTTGAATCAAAAAAAATTACAGCAGCAAAAATTGGTTCTGCAATTCATAGTTTCATGCAATATGCAGATTTTTCTCGAGTAAATTTGGTCAACTTTCAAAGAACCCTTGATGAGATGGGATTTGATGAAAAGTTGAAACGACAGATTGATCTTGAAAAAATCTTGACTTTATTTGACACAGACTTTGGTCAATTGTTAATCGATAACGTCAATAAGACAGTAAAAGAGGCCCCTTTTTCAATGTTGAGAACGGATGATTTGGCGGGTGAGCAATACATTGTTCGGGGGATTTGTGATGGATTCATTCGCTTAGAAGATCGAATTGTTTTATTTGATTATAAGACAGACCGATTTACAAAAATTTCGGATATCGCTGAAATAAAGAATCGCTATCAAGAACAGATGGAACTTTATAGTGAGGCTTTGAGAAAGGCGTATGGAATTGCCCAAGTTGACAAATATTTAATTTTATTAGGAGGATCGACGAAAGTTTTTGTTGAAAAATTAGATTAA
- a CDS encoding helix-turn-helix domain-containing protein gives MEISELIKENRKLKKLSQEDLAKQLHISRQSISKWETGKTLPTTDQLILLSEIFDLSLDTLLKGDPNMKEKVKKESSQFLWWKDPITRRIMFVFWSVIIPLLFILKYVLHLF, from the coding sequence ATGGAAATTTCGGAACTTATCAAAGAAAATCGTAAACTGAAAAAGCTTAGTCAAGAAGATTTGGCAAAACAACTCCATATTTCACGTCAATCTATCTCTAAATGGGAAACTGGAAAAACACTACCCACGACTGACCAGTTGATTCTCTTAAGTGAAATTTTTGATTTGTCTTTGGACACGTTGCTCAAAGGTGACCCCAATATGAAAGAAAAAGTGAAAAAAGAAAGTAGCCAATTTTTGTGGTGGAAAGATCCGATTACCCGCCGGATTATGTTTGTTTTTTGGTCGGTAATCATTCCGCTCCTCTTTATCTTGAAGTATGTTCTCCATCTATTTTAA
- a CDS encoding helix-turn-helix domain-containing protein, which yields MTFGENLQKARIKSQFTQEEVAEKLFVTRQTVSRWETDRTLPNIYYLKDLSNLYSCTTDELIRELVTPKQSNFFKINRDYIQDMMRINFFWFKYLQFALFLWLFCLWGLLLGGVAYSILSFSNGATLLEIGKFTFFIFLAIPLYFISLWTIKTIRLKK from the coding sequence ATGACTTTTGGAGAAAATTTGCAAAAAGCAAGAATAAAATCACAGTTTACTCAAGAAGAAGTCGCAGAAAAATTATTTGTTACAAGACAAACTGTTTCACGTTGGGAAACTGACCGAACACTTCCAAATATTTACTATCTAAAAGACTTAAGTAATCTCTACAGCTGTACAACGGATGAACTTATCAGAGAACTTGTCACACCTAAACAAAGTAACTTCTTTAAAATAAATCGAGATTATATCCAAGATATGATGAGAATAAATTTTTTCTGGTTCAAGTATCTACAATTCGCTCTTTTCCTCTGGCTTTTTTGCTTATGGGGACTACTCTTGGGAGGAGTAGCTTACTCTATACTCAGTTTTTCTAATGGAGCTACCCTCTTGGAAATTGGCAAATTTACTTTCTTTATTTTTCTTGCCATTCCACTTTACTTTATTAGTCTTTGGACAATCAAAACAATCCGATTAAAAAAATAG
- a CDS encoding pyridoxal phosphate-dependent aminotransferase: MKFSESELMQQLPKQFFASLVLKVNAKIEQGVDVINLGQGNPDQPTPEYIVRAAQAATAKPLNHKYSPFRGRHDLKVAASQFYQEKYKTSFNPESEVVILAGSKIGLVELPWALMNPGDLLLLPDPGYPDYLSGSALGRVDFETFPLLEENGFLPDLSAIPEESAKRAKFLYLNYPNNPTGAVATREFYEELVIWAKRYQIGIISDFAYGAIGYDGQAPISFMEVPGAKEVGVEFYTYSKTFNMAGWRLGFAVGNADIIEALNLIQDHLFVSIFPALQEAGIVALQAPERDAEIAKLVATYEARRNAFIEAAAKIGWQAVVPGGAFYVFMPVPEGYTSESFSDLLLDKVGVAVAAANGFGQYGEGYVRIGLLVSPERLIEAVERVGSLGFF; encoded by the coding sequence ATGAAATTTTCAGAATCAGAACTGATGCAACAACTACCTAAACAATTTTTTGCCAGCTTGGTCTTGAAGGTCAATGCAAAAATTGAGCAAGGTGTGGACGTGATTAACTTAGGACAGGGTAATCCTGATCAGCCAACCCCAGAATATATTGTCAGGGCTGCTCAAGCAGCTACCGCTAAGCCACTCAACCATAAGTATTCCCCTTTTCGAGGTCGGCATGATTTAAAAGTGGCGGCCAGTCAGTTTTATCAAGAAAAATATAAGACTAGTTTTAATCCTGAATCTGAAGTGGTGATTTTAGCGGGAAGCAAGATTGGTCTGGTGGAATTGCCCTGGGCTTTGATGAATCCTGGAGACCTTCTGCTACTGCCAGATCCTGGCTATCCAGATTATCTATCTGGCTCTGCTTTGGGCCGGGTTGATTTTGAGACTTTTCCTCTCTTAGAAGAAAATGGATTTTTACCTGATTTATCAGCTATTCCTGAAGAATCAGCTAAGCGTGCTAAGTTTCTCTATCTGAATTACCCCAATAATCCGACGGGAGCAGTGGCCACACGGGAATTTTATGAAGAGTTGGTGATCTGGGCCAAACGCTATCAGATCGGCATCATTTCGGATTTTGCCTATGGCGCTATCGGTTATGATGGGCAAGCGCCGATTTCATTCATGGAAGTGCCAGGGGCCAAAGAAGTAGGTGTAGAATTTTACACTTACTCTAAAACCTTTAATATGGCCGGCTGGCGATTAGGGTTTGCTGTAGGAAACGCGGACATTATTGAGGCTTTGAATCTGATTCAGGATCATCTGTTTGTGAGTATATTTCCAGCTTTGCAGGAGGCGGGTATTGTTGCTCTTCAAGCACCTGAGCGCGATGCAGAAATTGCAAAATTGGTGGCGACTTATGAAGCGCGGCGCAATGCTTTTATTGAAGCGGCAGCCAAGATCGGCTGGCAGGCTGTGGTGCCAGGTGGTGCATTTTATGTCTTCATGCCTGTACCTGAAGGATACACCAGCGAAAGTTTTTCTGACTTGTTACTGGATAAAGTTGGTGTGGCTGTGGCAGCCGCCAATGGTTTTGGGCAATATGGTGAAGGTTATGTGCGAATCGGTTTGTTGGTCTCTCCAGAGCGCTTGATCGAAGCCGTCGAACGAGTCGGTTCACTGGGATTTTTTTAA
- a CDS encoding DUF933 domain-containing protein — protein sequence MSYEDLIKYGSEKTVHEAGLLREEVKDYVGQDGDIMESRFNV from the coding sequence ATGTCTTATGAGGACTTAATTAAATACGGTTCTGAAAAAACCGTCCATGAAGCTGGGCTCCTGCGTGAAGAAGTCAAAGACTACGTCGGCCAAGATGGTGATATTATGGAATCCCGCTTTAATGTGTAA
- a CDS encoding helix-turn-helix domain-containing protein — protein sequence MLGENLQKARLAQNLTQEEVAKELYFSRQAISRWEAGKTEPNLETLISLAQIYDTDLTALTEGIQPQKRKKHLNLFAGFGILLFNFVLGVWLIVAIVLVLAAVYMVLLALLLAPFLMIFATATHNPSITFINATGATGFDWWYWLLGIVGCSLTILGLPYIWKFTKLLYFWLIKYLKFNLKAVYN from the coding sequence ATGCTCGGAGAAAATCTACAAAAAGCACGACTTGCCCAAAATTTAACCCAAGAGGAAGTCGCAAAAGAACTTTATTTCAGTCGTCAAGCCATTTCGCGTTGGGAGGCCGGAAAGACAGAACCAAATCTTGAAACATTGATTTCACTAGCCCAAATTTATGACACTGACTTAACTGCATTAACCGAAGGAATCCAACCTCAAAAAAGAAAAAAACACCTCAATCTTTTCGCCGGATTTGGCATCTTGCTCTTTAATTTTGTGCTTGGTGTCTGGCTCATTGTTGCTATTGTACTAGTTCTTGCCGCTGTTTATATGGTTCTTTTAGCCTTACTACTTGCCCCTTTCTTGATGATTTTTGCTACAGCCACACACAACCCTTCGATTACTTTCATCAACGCTACAGGAGCAACGGGTTTTGATTGGTGGTATTGGCTATTGGGGATTGTTGGTTGCTCATTGACTATTCTAGGACTTCCTTATATTTGGAAATTTACAAAACTACTTTATTTTTGGTTAATCAAATATCTCAAATTTAACCTAAAAGCAGTTTACAACTGA
- the pth gene encoding aminoacyl-tRNA hydrolase, with protein MTKMIVGLGNPGDKYEKTRHNMGFMAVDLLAKELDIEFREEKPFMSLVGSTFINGEKMFLVKPLTFMNESGRAVAPLLKYYNLDPTDLTVIHDDLDSPVGRVRLRQKGSSGGQNGIKSVITHVGTQDFNRVKIGIGRPQNGMTVVNHVLSRFDNADKEIAQEGIFKAVDAMKFYIEKGDFSKTMNKFN; from the coding sequence ATGACAAAAATGATAGTTGGCTTGGGAAATCCAGGCGATAAATATGAAAAAACACGACATAATATGGGTTTTATGGCGGTTGATTTATTAGCTAAAGAATTAGATATAGAGTTTCGTGAAGAAAAACCTTTCATGTCCTTGGTTGGTTCGACTTTTATTAATGGGGAGAAAATGTTTCTCGTGAAACCTTTGACTTTTATGAATGAATCGGGTCGAGCAGTGGCACCTCTTTTAAAATACTATAATCTTGATCCAACAGATTTGACGGTGATTCATGATGATTTGGATTCGCCGGTCGGGCGCGTACGTTTGCGCCAAAAAGGTTCATCGGGTGGACAAAATGGTATCAAATCAGTCATTACTCATGTTGGGACTCAAGATTTTAATCGGGTAAAAATTGGTATCGGACGACCGCAAAATGGGATGACAGTCGTCAACCATGTCCTGTCAAGGTTTGACAATGCAGATAAAGAAATTGCTCAAGAAGGAATATTCAAGGCAGTTGATGCCATGAAATTCTATATCGAAAAGGGTGATTTTTCAAAGACAATGAATAAGTTTAACTAA